One segment of Chlamydiota bacterium DNA contains the following:
- the gcvH gene encoding glycine cleavage system protein GcvH: MSIPQNLKYSKTHEWVSVKDKTGIVGITDFAQKELGDIVYVELPKVGQKIKLEDPCAVVESVKAASDIYAPISGTVTRINDKLQKETGLVNQDPYGEGWFFEITIESPKELEELLESKAYQDLVGAQA, from the coding sequence ATGAGTATTCCACAAAATTTAAAATATTCAAAAACCCATGAGTGGGTCTCTGTCAAAGATAAAACAGGCATTGTCGGAATTACCGATTTTGCACAAAAGGAGTTGGGAGATATTGTCTATGTCGAGCTTCCTAAAGTGGGTCAAAAAATAAAATTGGAAGATCCCTGTGCAGTGGTTGAATCAGTGAAGGCGGCTTCGGATATCTATGCCCCCATTTCAGGGACAGTCACTCGCATTAATGATAAACTCCAAAAGGAAACGGGTTTGGTGAATCAGGATCCTTACGGTGAAGGTTGGTTTTTTGAAATAACGATTGAAAGTCCAAAAGAGCTTGAGGAATTGTTAGAATCAAAGGCTTATCAGGATTTAGTGGGAGCACAGGCCTAG
- the gcvT gene encoding glycine cleavage system aminomethyltransferase GcvT, translating into MSNLKRTPLYDLHIRQKARMAEFGGFLMPIYYQGILQEHQSVRNAVGLFDISHMGRLWVKGKGAFDFLQWVITNDIKKLEDGKIIYTPICNFDGGILDDILVYQNHRNEFLLVVNASNVTKDEIWLKEQVKKYDVLIENTSDSTVLIAVQGPLSRGLIEKMIGPAIHQISYYHFKYLPWQNQQLLVSRTGYTGEDGFEIEIPKSHGVQFWEELLKLGESYGIKPIGLGARDTLRLEVRYLLYGNDMTERENPLESGLSWTVSFTKGDFIGRSPLEKERQKGIKQKLVGFEMIDQAIPRHGCSIMKDGKEIGWVASGSYSPTLGKNIGLGYVSIEYSSIGSPIYILIRESERLAEIVKTPFYKGGIAKRFKPQDEISWVQSIH; encoded by the coding sequence ATGTCAAATTTGAAGCGAACTCCTCTTTATGATCTTCATATTCGCCAGAAAGCTCGTATGGCCGAATTTGGGGGTTTTTTGATGCCTATTTATTATCAAGGCATTTTGCAGGAACATCAATCGGTCCGAAATGCGGTGGGACTATTCGATATTAGCCATATGGGAAGACTTTGGGTTAAGGGGAAGGGCGCTTTTGATTTTTTACAGTGGGTCATTACCAATGATATTAAGAAATTAGAGGACGGGAAAATTATTTACACACCCATTTGTAATTTTGATGGAGGGATTCTGGATGATATTTTGGTGTATCAGAATCATAGGAACGAATTTCTTTTGGTGGTGAATGCCTCCAATGTTACGAAGGATGAAATTTGGTTAAAAGAACAGGTAAAAAAGTATGACGTTTTGATTGAGAATACATCAGATTCAACTGTTTTGATCGCTGTTCAAGGTCCTCTCTCAAGAGGATTAATCGAAAAAATGATCGGGCCTGCCATTCATCAAATTTCCTATTACCACTTTAAATATCTTCCCTGGCAAAATCAGCAACTTCTTGTTTCAAGAACGGGATATACGGGGGAAGATGGGTTTGAAATTGAAATTCCAAAGTCTCATGGTGTGCAGTTTTGGGAAGAACTTTTAAAATTGGGCGAGTCTTATGGTATTAAGCCGATAGGTCTTGGGGCTCGAGATACCTTGCGTCTAGAGGTTCGCTACCTTCTTTACGGAAATGACATGACTGAAAGAGAAAACCCATTAGAATCAGGTTTATCTTGGACGGTATCTTTTACCAAGGGTGATTTTATAGGTCGCTCTCCTTTGGAAAAAGAAAGGCAAAAAGGAATAAAACAAAAATTAGTCGGATTTGAAATGATTGACCAAGCCATTCCACGCCATGGTTGTTCGATCATGAAAGATGGGAAAGAAATTGGATGGGTTGCCTCGGGTTCGTATTCTCCAACCTTGGGGAAAAACATTGGTTTAGGATATGTCAGCATTGAATATTCATCCATTGGAAGCCCGATCTATATTTTGATTCGAGAGAGTGAGCGTTTGGCTGAAATTGTAAAAACCCCTTTTTATAAAGGGGGAATTGCAAAAAGGTTTAAACCACAGGATGAGATTTCGTGGGTTCAATCAATCCACTAA
- the rpoD gene encoding RNA polymerase sigma factor RpoD: MENCLHYLKRLKPKNTMNKEERNLKIKELLKISGEKGTLTYDDINKVLPENVVSADEIESLLILLRSMDVEIIDDAKKKKPVESAKAKTEASEEEESSKLEILDDPVRMYLKQMGKVPLLTREQEVELAKRIEEADLEIRSILFTFGNVPKESVLITRRLMAGKERFDRVVIDKFVANKDRYFAALPRLCSQVEAIDQEMMISGKLLRKRSSKLVRNRRLKKLDEQKKKLNNIMKKFYFRQEVVDELVDKVLSLRDKVLTSERELEMVRPGESPKLRRVRIKNERRKLKRFEEGLGTTLDGFKREAEVLDQWTNRMRSAKDEMVEANLRLVISIAKKYTNRGLSFLDLIQEGNLGLMKAVDKFEYKRGYKFSTYATWWIRQAITRSIADQARTIRIPVHMIETINKLVRVSKKLVQEYGKEPTPEEIAEEMDIPVEKVRGILKISQHPISLQTPIGDGEDSQFGDFIEDKSIRNPAEATGYSLLKEQIEYVLETLTPREKRVLRLRFGLGDGSPRTLEEVGKVFNVTRERVRQIEAKALKKMRHPIRSKKLKGFLDYISI; the protein is encoded by the coding sequence AAGGTCCTTCCAGAAAATGTTGTGTCTGCGGATGAAATTGAATCTCTTTTAATTCTTCTTCGAAGCATGGATGTTGAGATTATTGATGATGCGAAAAAGAAGAAACCCGTAGAGAGTGCCAAGGCTAAGACGGAGGCTTCCGAGGAAGAGGAGTCTTCAAAGCTTGAAATTTTAGATGATCCTGTTCGTATGTATCTTAAGCAGATGGGAAAGGTTCCCCTCTTAACCCGAGAACAGGAAGTTGAACTTGCCAAAAGAATTGAGGAGGCTGATCTCGAGATTCGTTCGATCCTTTTTACCTTTGGAAATGTTCCCAAGGAAAGCGTTCTGATTACGCGTCGTCTCATGGCAGGTAAGGAGCGTTTTGACCGTGTTGTCATTGATAAATTTGTCGCCAATAAGGATCGTTATTTTGCGGCTCTTCCTCGCCTTTGCTCTCAGGTGGAGGCCATCGATCAAGAGATGATGATTTCCGGAAAGCTCTTAAGGAAAAGATCTTCAAAATTAGTTCGCAATCGGCGGCTCAAAAAGTTGGATGAGCAAAAGAAAAAACTCAACAACATCATGAAGAAGTTTTATTTCAGGCAGGAAGTGGTTGATGAGTTAGTCGATAAGGTCCTTTCATTAAGAGATAAAGTTTTAACTTCCGAAAGGGAGCTTGAAATGGTTCGTCCAGGAGAATCGCCCAAGCTTCGGAGGGTTCGCATTAAAAACGAGCGCAGAAAATTAAAAAGGTTCGAAGAGGGTTTAGGAACGACTTTGGATGGTTTCAAGAGAGAGGCAGAGGTTCTCGATCAATGGACCAATCGAATGAGGTCAGCCAAAGATGAGATGGTTGAGGCCAATTTACGTCTGGTGATCAGTATTGCCAAAAAATACACCAATCGTGGTCTTTCATTTCTAGATTTGATTCAAGAAGGAAATTTAGGGCTGATGAAAGCGGTGGATAAATTTGAATATAAACGAGGTTATAAATTTAGCACCTATGCAACCTGGTGGATTCGTCAGGCCATTACACGCTCAATCGCGGATCAGGCTCGAACCATTCGTATTCCTGTTCACATGATTGAGACGATTAACAAGTTGGTGCGTGTCTCTAAAAAGTTGGTTCAAGAATATGGGAAAGAACCGACCCCTGAAGAAATTGCTGAAGAGATGGATATCCCCGTCGAAAAAGTTCGCGGGATTTTGAAAATTTCTCAGCATCCTATTTCTCTTCAAACTCCCATTGGAGATGGAGAAGATAGTCAATTTGGAGATTTTATTGAAGATAAGAGTATTCGCAATCCAGCAGAGGCAACGGGATACAGTCTTTTAAAAGAGCAGATCGAATATGTTTTAGAGACTTTGACTCCTCGGGAGAAGCGTGTTTTAAGGCTTCGCTTTGGTCTTGGAGATGGTTCGCCTAGAACCTTGGAAGAAGTTGGGAAGGTCTTTAATGTAACCCGAGAACGTGTTCGTCAAATTGAAGCCAAAGCTCTTAAGAAAATGCGTCATCCCATTCGTTCCAAAAAACTGAAGGGCTTTTTGGATTATATTTCGATATAA